In Saimiri boliviensis isolate mSaiBol1 chromosome 12, mSaiBol1.pri, whole genome shotgun sequence, one genomic interval encodes:
- the WNT8B gene encoding protein Wnt-8b, translating into MFLSKPSVYISLFTCVLQLSHSWSMNNFLMTGPKAYLIYSSSVAAGAQSGIEECKYQFAWDRWNCPERALQLSSYGGLRSANRETAFVHAISSAGVMYTLTRNCSLGDFDNCGCDDSRNGQLGGQGWLWGGCSDNVGFGETISKQFVDALETGQDARAAMNLHNNEAGRKAVKGTMKRTCKCHGVSGSCTTQTCWLQLPEFREVGAHLKEKYHAALKVDLLQGASNSAASRGAIADTFRSISTRELVHLEDSPDYCLENKTLGLLGTEGRECLKRGRALGRWERRSCRRLCGDCGLAVEERRAETVSSCNCKFHWCCAVRCEQCRRKVTKYFCSRVERPRGGAAHKPARKP; encoded by the exons GTCAATGAACAATTTCCTGATGACTGGTCCAAAG GCTTACCTGATTTATTCCAGCAGTGTGGCAGCTGGTGCCCAGAGTGGTATTGAAGAATGCAAGTATCAGTTTGCCTGGGACCGCTGGAACTGCCCTGAGAGAGCCCTGCAGCTGTCCAGCTATGGCGGGCTTCGCAGTG CTAATCGGGAGACAGCATTTGTACATGCCATCAGTTCTGCTGGAGTCATGTACACCCTGACTAGAAACTGCAGCCTTGGAGATTTTGATAACTGTGGCTGTGATGACTCCCGCAATGGGCAACTGG GGGGCCAAGGCTGGCtgtggggaggctgcagtgacaaTGTGGGCTTCGGAGAGACGATTTCCAAGCAATTTGTCGATGCCCTGGAAACAGGACAGGATGCACGGGCAGCCATGAACCTGCACAACAACGAAGCTGGCCGCAAG GCGGTGAAGGGCACCATGAAACGCACGTGCAAGTGCCACGGCGTGTCTGGCAGCTGCACCACGCAGACCTGTTGGCTGCAGCTGCCCGAGTTCCGCGAGGTGGGCGCGCACCTGAAGGAGAAGTACCACGCGGCGCTCAAGGTGGACCTGCTGCAGGGCGCTAGCAACAGCGCGGCCAGCCGCGGCGCTATCGCCGACACCTTTCGCTCCATCTCCACCCGGGAGCTGGTGCACCTGGAGGACTCCCCGGACTACTGCTTGGAGAACAAAACTCTAGGGCTGCTGGGCACCGAAGGCCGAGAGTGCCTGAAGCGCGGGCGAGCCCTGGGGCGCTGGGAACGCCGCAGCTGCCGCCGGCTCTGCGGGGACTGCGGGCTGGCAGTGGAGGAGCGCCGGGCGGAGACTGTGTCCAGCTGCAACTGCAAGTTCCACTGGTGCTGCGCAGTCCGCTGCGAGCAGTGCCGCCGGAAGGTCACCAAGTATTTCTGTAGCCGCGTGGAGCGGCCGCGGGGGGGCGCTGCGCACAAACCTGCGAGAAAACCCTAA